From one Peptoniphilaceae bacterium AMB_02 genomic stretch:
- the pth gene encoding aminoacyl-tRNA hydrolase: MKIVIGLGNPGSKYEDTKHNAGFKVIDLLAKRHGIKVKKIKWKSLYEKAQIGSEQVVLLKPQTYMNNSGIAVREVIDFFKVPIEDLIVIYDDIDIEFGTIRIKKSGSSGSHNGMKSIIYHLSDDSFPRVRISIGKKPEYMDLADYVLSRFSKDELKIFDNEIEAAADAVETILKYGVDRAMNEYNGMEFK; this comes from the coding sequence TTGAAAATAGTAATAGGACTTGGAAATCCGGGCTCAAAATATGAAGATACTAAACATAATGCCGGATTTAAAGTAATAGACTTACTTGCTAAAAGACATGGAATTAAAGTAAAAAAAATAAAATGGAAATCATTATACGAAAAAGCTCAGATAGGATCTGAACAAGTAGTACTTCTTAAACCCCAGACCTATATGAATAACTCAGGTATAGCTGTTAGAGAAGTCATAGACTTTTTTAAAGTTCCAATTGAGGACCTTATAGTTATCTATGATGATATCGACATAGAATTCGGCACGATACGAATTAAAAAGTCAGGATCTTCAGGAAGTCATAATGGTATGAAATCCATAATCTATCATTTAAGTGACGACTCTTTCCCCAGAGTGAGAATAAGCATTGGGAAAAAACCTGAATATATGGACTTGGCAGACTATGTACTGAGTAGATTTTCCAAGGATGAATTAAAAATATTTGATAATGAAATAGAAGCTGCAGCAGATGCAGTGGAGACCATACTCAAATATGGAGTAGACAGAGCCATGAACGAGTACAATGGGATGGAATTTAAATAA
- the glmU gene encoding bifunctional UDP-N-acetylglucosamine diphosphorylase/glucosamine-1-phosphate N-acetyltransferase GlmU, with product MIVSVILAAGEGTRMKSKHSKVTQTLLNRPMIDYVVSSSEEAGVEKNIVIVGKNIEQVKNIFQNRNIIYKTQNIGPEFPYGTGYAVSLAVDEIADDDDVLILNGDIPLLSSDSLSAFIKYHKESGLVGTLLTAIIEDPTNYGRIIKNESGHLIKIVEHRDANEEELKIHEFNPGVYIFRGSLLKESLKELDTDNDQGELYITDVVEILAKKGHILGTFLLDDVDEVHGINSKDQLSEAEEILRKRINTKHMKNGVIMENPSNIFIEPGVKIGMDTRIYSGAKILGKTVIGEDCIIDGGSTIIESEIEDNVQINRSVIEYSKVFKGATIGPFAHLRPKSEIGQNVHIGNFVETKNTKLGENTKAGHLAYIGDADLGKNINIGCGVIFVNFDGKDKFRSTIKDGAFIGSNSNVISPVTIEEDAFIAAGTSVTKDVEKGALFISRAESRSIADWVYIKRKKNR from the coding sequence GTGATCGTATCAGTTATACTTGCAGCCGGAGAAGGTACCAGAATGAAGTCAAAACATTCAAAAGTTACCCAGACCTTGCTGAATAGACCGATGATAGACTACGTAGTTTCATCAAGCGAAGAAGCCGGAGTAGAAAAAAATATCGTAATAGTCGGAAAAAATATCGAACAAGTAAAAAATATATTTCAAAATAGAAACATAATCTATAAAACTCAGAATATTGGACCGGAATTTCCATACGGAACCGGGTATGCAGTGTCATTAGCTGTCGACGAAATAGCAGATGATGACGATGTATTAATTCTAAATGGCGATATACCACTACTGAGCTCAGATTCATTAAGCGCATTTATCAAATACCACAAGGAATCAGGTTTGGTAGGAACACTTTTAACGGCCATCATTGAAGATCCCACAAATTATGGTAGAATTATTAAGAATGAAAGTGGACATTTAATTAAAATCGTAGAGCATAGAGATGCGAACGAAGAAGAACTGAAAATCCATGAGTTCAATCCGGGTGTTTATATCTTTAGAGGATCACTATTAAAAGAATCCTTAAAAGAACTGGATACAGACAATGATCAAGGTGAACTGTATATAACCGATGTAGTAGAAATACTTGCAAAAAAAGGACATATACTGGGAACTTTCCTACTGGATGATGTGGATGAGGTTCATGGTATTAACTCTAAAGATCAGTTATCCGAAGCGGAAGAGATTTTAAGAAAGAGAATAAATACCAAGCATATGAAAAATGGAGTAATCATGGAAAATCCATCGAATATCTTTATCGAGCCCGGCGTAAAAATCGGCATGGATACCAGAATTTACTCTGGCGCAAAAATCCTTGGGAAGACCGTCATAGGTGAAGACTGTATAATTGACGGAGGCAGTACGATAATTGAGTCTGAAATAGAAGATAATGTTCAGATTAACAGATCGGTAATCGAATACTCCAAAGTATTTAAAGGAGCAACAATTGGACCATTTGCTCATCTTAGACCAAAATCCGAGATAGGTCAAAATGTCCATATAGGTAACTTTGTTGAAACCAAGAATACAAAACTGGGAGAAAATACTAAAGCCGGACATCTGGCTTATATCGGTGATGCAGACCTTGGTAAAAACATAAATATTGGATGCGGAGTTATATTCGTAAACTTTGACGGCAAGGATAAATTCCGATCCACAATTAAAGACGGGGCATTTATAGGCAGTAATTCGAATGTAATATCCCCTGTGACCATAGAAGAAGATGCATTTATTGCAGCCGGAACATCAGTAACAAAAGATGTTGAAAAAGGTGCGCTATTTATTTCGAGAGCTGAATCTAGAAGTATAGCCGACTGGGTCTATATTAAAAGAAAAAAGAACAGATAA
- the murC gene encoding UDP-N-acetylmuramate--L-alanine ligase: MFKFDLDDHSIKSIHFIGIGGVSMSGIAHLLLDNGFSVTGSDRERNPHTLKLESMGVKVYYGQKAENINNPDIIVYTDAILPDNDELIYAKSLDIPVVTRGVFLGALMRNYKHSIAISGSHGKSTVTSMVTEILVNSEYNPSILLGGDLDTIEGNVLVGDRDYLVTEACEYKANILNYYPSTVIVLNISEDHLDFYKNIDHIVSTFIGYMKNLDEDSNAIINIDDKNCIPLLDHIKGHVHTFGMHNPNADYSIENIEHDEIGRPSFTLKAKKGESIDIKLPIIGDFNMYNAASAAIAMLVTGIDKELIIKQLANYKALHRRMEIVGQYNGANIMTDYGHHPTEIKNTLSALGSHKQNRLVCVFQPHTFSRTKALLNEFSDSFYDADEVIVTDIYAAREHFDPSIHSNDLVKLLVEKGVNAKYIPTFEEAKDHIYNTVEPNDLVMTTGCGIPHLLAYMIANNQDFESAGPLSA; the protein is encoded by the coding sequence GTGTTCAAATTTGATTTAGATGATCATAGCATAAAAAGTATACATTTTATCGGAATAGGTGGTGTAAGTATGTCGGGTATAGCACATTTATTGCTCGACAACGGATTCAGTGTTACCGGTTCCGATAGAGAAAGAAATCCTCACACTCTAAAGTTGGAGTCAATGGGTGTGAAGGTTTACTATGGTCAAAAGGCAGAAAATATTAATAATCCGGATATCATCGTCTATACAGATGCAATTCTTCCTGATAACGACGAGTTGATATACGCAAAATCACTGGATATACCGGTTGTTACCAGAGGAGTTTTCCTGGGAGCATTGATGAGAAACTATAAACATTCAATAGCTATCTCCGGTTCTCACGGTAAGTCCACGGTGACCAGTATGGTTACTGAGATTTTGGTTAATTCCGAATACAATCCATCTATACTGCTAGGTGGAGATTTAGATACTATTGAAGGAAATGTCTTGGTTGGTGACAGAGATTATCTCGTAACCGAAGCATGTGAATACAAGGCAAATATTCTAAATTATTATCCTTCAACCGTTATAGTTCTAAACATAAGTGAAGATCATTTGGATTTTTACAAGAATATAGATCATATAGTAAGTACTTTTATCGGATATATGAAAAATCTGGACGAAGATTCAAATGCCATCATCAATATCGATGATAAAAACTGCATTCCTCTTCTGGATCATATCAAAGGACATGTCCATACTTTCGGTATGCACAATCCAAATGCCGATTATAGTATAGAAAATATAGAGCATGACGAAATCGGAAGACCTTCTTTTACTCTTAAGGCTAAAAAGGGAGAGTCTATAGATATAAAACTGCCTATAATCGGTGACTTTAACATGTACAATGCAGCTTCTGCTGCAATTGCAATGCTTGTAACCGGAATAGATAAGGAGCTAATAATAAAACAGCTTGCTAATTATAAAGCTCTTCATAGAAGAATGGAAATTGTAGGGCAATACAATGGCGCAAATATCATGACAGACTACGGTCATCATCCGACCGAGATAAAAAATACCTTATCAGCTCTTGGATCCCATAAGCAAAACAGGTTGGTATGTGTGTTCCAGCCTCATACCTTCAGTAGAACAAAGGCTTTATTGAATGAGTTTTCCGATTCTTTCTACGATGCTGATGAAGTTATTGTAACCGATATATACGCTGCCAGAGAGCATTTTGATCCAAGCATTCATTCTAATGACTTGGTTAAATTGCTCGTTGAAAAAGGCGTTAATGCTAAGTATATTCCTACATTTGAAGAGGCTAAAGACCATATATACAATACAGTTGAGCCAAATGATTTGGTTATGACAACCGGATGTGGAATTCCACATTTACTTGCTTATATGATAGCTAATAATCAGGATTTTGAAAGTGCAGGTCCTCTATCAGCTTAA
- a CDS encoding ribose-phosphate pyrophosphokinase, with product MEMFIGEMKVFSGNSNPKFAEDICKNLGIPVGKVTIEKFRDGEINLVIEETVRGFDIFIVQPTCTPVNDHLMELLIMIDAAKRASAARINAVVPYYGYARQDRKTRGREPISAKLVANLLTTAGADRVITMDLHAGQIQGYFDIPVDHLTAMPTLANYFKELIKGKDYVVVSPDLGGVTRARTFAHHLNLPLAIIEKRRPRPNESEVLNIIGDIKDKNAIIIDDIIDTAGTITNAAKVLKEKGAKDVYITATHGVLSGPAMERIASSVVEKCVITDTIPLAEGIKAEKIEVVSCAPAFAAAIKNINNNESVSSLFNATE from the coding sequence CTGGAAATGTTTATAGGTGAAATGAAGGTATTTTCGGGAAATTCTAATCCGAAATTTGCGGAGGATATTTGTAAAAATCTAGGAATACCTGTGGGTAAAGTTACTATTGAAAAATTTAGAGACGGTGAGATTAACCTCGTAATAGAAGAAACCGTAAGGGGATTCGATATCTTTATAGTACAACCTACTTGTACTCCGGTAAATGATCATCTAATGGAACTGTTAATAATGATCGATGCTGCAAAGAGAGCATCAGCAGCTAGAATCAATGCAGTTGTACCTTACTACGGATATGCTAGACAAGACAGAAAGACTAGAGGTAGAGAGCCTATAAGTGCGAAACTTGTAGCTAACCTTCTGACAACTGCAGGAGCAGACAGGGTTATTACAATGGATCTACATGCCGGACAAATTCAAGGCTACTTTGACATCCCGGTAGACCATTTAACCGCAATGCCGACTCTTGCCAACTACTTTAAAGAGTTAATTAAAGGCAAAGATTATGTAGTAGTTTCACCGGATTTAGGTGGAGTTACCAGAGCTAGAACTTTTGCTCATCACTTAAATCTCCCATTAGCAATTATTGAAAAAAGAAGACCTAGACCAAATGAATCTGAAGTGTTAAACATCATTGGTGACATCAAAGATAAAAACGCAATCATCATCGATGATATTATAGATACAGCCGGAACAATAACAAATGCAGCTAAGGTATTAAAGGAAAAAGGAGCTAAAGACGTATATATCACAGCTACACATGGCGTACTTTCCGGTCCCGCAATGGAGAGAATTGCAAGCTCAGTAGTTGAAAAATGCGTAATCACAGACACAATTCCTCTAGCAGAAGGTATCAAAGCTGAAAAAATAGAGGTGGTTTCATGTGCTCCTGCATTTGCAGCTGCAATCAAAAACATCAACAATAACGAATCTGTCAGCTCACTATTCAACGCTACGGAGTGA
- the nrdG gene encoding anaerobic ribonucleoside-triphosphate reductase activating protein gives MRYAQIRKYDVANGPGIRTSIFVTGCTHRCPNCFNAEYQDFNFGDIWTEKQTEEIIEYLNDDVVTGLTLLGGEPFQNSLELTKVLNEVKKHTDKSIWAYSGYTFEQIMKDEEKKELLKLCDVLVDGLYIDRLKDLRLKFRGSSNQRIIDVKKSIDEGSVVLIEI, from the coding sequence ATGAGATACGCACAGATAAGAAAATACGATGTTGCAAATGGTCCCGGAATAAGAACGAGCATATTTGTAACTGGATGTACTCATAGATGTCCAAACTGCTTTAATGCAGAGTACCAAGACTTTAACTTTGGAGATATCTGGACGGAAAAACAGACCGAAGAAATTATTGAGTACCTTAATGACGATGTAGTAACCGGTCTTACACTACTGGGCGGAGAACCGTTTCAAAACTCTCTTGAACTCACAAAGGTCTTAAATGAAGTAAAAAAACATACAGACAAGAGTATTTGGGCATATTCGGGATACACTTTCGAACAGATAATGAAGGACGAAGAAAAGAAGGAACTCCTAAAACTATGTGATGTACTCGTAGACGGACTTTATATAGATAGACTTAAGGATTTGAGATTAAAATTTAGAGGATCTTCAAATCAAAGGATAATAGATGTGAAAAAGTCTATCGATGAAGGCTCGGTGGTATTAATAGAGATATAA
- a CDS encoding class A sortase, which produces MIVIGILLISYQLISDYLFKQSHTSEFTEKITEEITYEQMAENNEKEVENDFEAITHIDSMETYKRIGENDTPEYVVAQLIIPSMKRNLAVSKGINVDNLWVGVATMKTDQVLGEGNYAIAGHNHRIEGSLFQGLEHLPAGEDIYITDKVKIYHYRTYDNLVTAPDAFHLIEDGVSEEKGKPVLSLMTCARPIEDDLRIFVQAELIDIKDYDLELFNTLYSGYEQPSK; this is translated from the coding sequence TTGATAGTAATCGGAATCCTACTGATTTCATACCAATTGATTTCAGATTATCTTTTTAAGCAAAGCCATACCTCGGAATTTACCGAGAAGATTACCGAAGAAATCACGTATGAACAAATGGCTGAAAACAATGAAAAAGAGGTTGAAAATGACTTTGAAGCAATTACCCATATTGATTCTATGGAAACTTATAAGAGAATCGGAGAAAATGATACTCCGGAATATGTTGTAGCTCAGTTGATCATACCAAGTATGAAGCGAAATCTCGCTGTTTCCAAGGGAATAAATGTAGATAATCTTTGGGTTGGCGTCGCTACGATGAAAACGGATCAAGTGCTAGGTGAAGGCAATTATGCAATAGCCGGACACAATCACAGGATTGAAGGTTCGCTATTTCAAGGTTTGGAACATTTGCCTGCGGGCGAGGATATCTATATAACTGATAAGGTCAAAATCTATCACTATAGGACCTATGACAACTTAGTCACAGCACCCGATGCATTTCATTTGATAGAAGATGGGGTATCTGAGGAAAAAGGAAAACCCGTTCTCTCGCTAATGACTTGTGCAAGACCCATAGAAGATGATTTGAGGATTTTCGTGCAAGCGGAACTTATAGATATTAAAGATTATGATCTAGAGTTGTTTAATACACTTTACAGTGGTTATGAACAACCTTCTAAATGA
- the mfd gene encoding transcription-repair coupling factor: MNYLTDGLKNLNEFSEILEKLNRGKSSIYLHGMVRESLPHFVYALQHELEKSIFVVVEDELRAKEIYESALGLPGIDIKFYPKSEIAFYNIKPLESSADMQRIEIMNKLLSDDKCIVITSVEALKKKISTPKFFKSTTLYIKTSDDIEIDELTHKLTTMQYERVEIVESRGQYAIRGGIIDIYPIDMQNPVRIELFDTEVDSIRIFSINNQRSIENIDGFKITPAREFLLTEKDKSNIIAGIEKDIEKTENSFVYGFDKQQLIDKFTEIKAMVESDLILSNPDLVMPYIKKNSYASILDYIDKESTIIFEDLARVYDRASDIEQRFSEDMTYQLEKGEVFGSHEKIAYSFTELLKQIKEYSTINITQLKKRTRLLNPEAEFKITTVETQVYNRNFSLFVSDLKQLAYAGYKTVIMAQSQEKAMGLVELLNTEDISANYMEEIDSEIKSSQIYITPFTISKGFEYKNLKMIFITHNEIYGKSHVKATKKRYKKMSGQDIVSYSDLVSGDYVVHENHGIGIYKGIEQIKVSDKLKDYFIVEYRGTDKLFIPTDQMNLIQKYIGGENRAPKLNKLGAPEWTKTKQRAKKALSEIADDLIEIYARRMKEKGYAFSPDTHWQREFEDSFIYEETSAQLRSISEIKEDMELEKPMERLLCGDVGYGKTEVALRAAFKAIMDGKQVAFLVPTTILAQQHYHTAIERFKEFPVNVEMISRFRTAGQQKAILKDVSNGNIDLIIGTHRLLSKDLQFKSLGLLIIDEEQRFGVRHKDKLKELRQNIDVLMLSATPIPRTLQMGLVGIRDMSLLDEAPEERYPTTTYVLEYEPMIIREAIIKEIERGGQIYFVYNRVYDIDEMAFKIQELVPEASIVTAHGRMSERMLENVMIDFTNGEYDILLSTSIIETGLDIHNVNTMIIYNADYMGLSQLYQLKGRIGRGERTSYAYFTYEKGKSLSEISEKRLKAIRDFTEFGSGFKIAMRDLELRGAGNLLGESQHGHIDQIGYDLYVKFLEQAIKHAKGEEMDIRDREVNIDLGIDSYIPSNYIPSSSDKIEIYKRIANISTLEELEDMFDELIDRFGDIPNPVLNVIYISLLKSMAQIIGFIQISGGDEYLKFEYEDVNLFNLEEFEFLTGRFESKLELGFTTPPSITIKTGKDRLKAGYELMSAIMDIKKQ; the protein is encoded by the coding sequence ATGAACTACCTAACTGATGGATTAAAAAACTTAAATGAATTCAGTGAAATACTGGAAAAATTAAATAGAGGAAAAAGCTCGATCTACCTGCATGGCATGGTTAGGGAGAGCCTCCCTCATTTTGTCTATGCTCTTCAACATGAACTAGAGAAGAGCATTTTTGTCGTGGTTGAAGACGAATTAAGAGCAAAGGAAATCTATGAATCGGCACTCGGGTTGCCCGGTATCGATATCAAATTCTACCCAAAATCGGAGATAGCTTTTTACAATATCAAGCCTCTTGAAAGTAGCGCGGACATGCAGAGGATTGAGATAATGAATAAACTCTTGTCCGATGATAAATGCATAGTAATCACCTCAGTGGAAGCATTAAAAAAGAAAATCTCAACTCCGAAATTCTTTAAAAGTACCACCTTGTACATTAAAACTTCTGACGATATCGAAATAGATGAACTGACTCACAAACTTACAACCATGCAGTATGAAAGAGTTGAAATAGTTGAATCCAGGGGACAGTATGCTATCAGAGGAGGAATAATAGATATATATCCTATAGACATGCAAAACCCCGTCAGAATTGAATTATTCGATACTGAAGTAGATTCTATTAGAATCTTTAGCATTAACAACCAAAGATCGATAGAAAATATCGATGGATTTAAAATAACTCCTGCAAGAGAATTTCTATTAACTGAAAAGGACAAATCCAATATAATTGCAGGTATAGAAAAAGATATAGAAAAAACAGAGAACAGCTTTGTATATGGATTCGATAAACAGCAGCTAATTGATAAATTTACAGAGATAAAAGCGATGGTTGAAAGTGACCTTATACTTTCAAACCCGGATCTCGTAATGCCGTATATAAAGAAGAATTCCTATGCATCCATATTGGACTATATAGATAAGGAAAGTACCATAATATTTGAGGATCTGGCCAGAGTCTATGACAGAGCATCGGATATAGAGCAGAGATTTAGTGAAGATATGACATACCAACTTGAAAAGGGAGAAGTATTTGGTTCTCATGAGAAAATAGCATATAGTTTTACTGAGCTTTTAAAGCAGATAAAAGAATACTCTACCATAAATATTACGCAGCTAAAAAAGAGAACGAGACTTTTAAATCCTGAAGCGGAATTTAAAATCACAACGGTGGAGACTCAGGTTTACAATAGAAACTTTTCGTTATTCGTATCGGACTTAAAACAGCTCGCATATGCAGGTTATAAAACCGTAATAATGGCTCAAAGTCAGGAAAAAGCCATGGGTTTGGTAGAACTTTTAAATACTGAAGATATCTCTGCAAACTATATGGAAGAGATTGATTCAGAAATAAAGAGCTCTCAAATCTATATCACGCCCTTTACGATCAGCAAGGGCTTTGAATATAAAAACTTGAAAATGATATTTATTACCCATAATGAAATCTATGGGAAATCTCATGTCAAAGCCACCAAGAAAAGGTATAAGAAGATGTCGGGTCAGGACATAGTATCTTATTCTGACCTGGTCAGCGGAGATTATGTAGTACATGAAAATCACGGAATTGGTATCTACAAAGGAATAGAGCAAATAAAAGTATCCGATAAACTTAAAGACTATTTTATCGTAGAGTATAGAGGGACTGATAAATTATTTATACCTACAGACCAAATGAATCTAATCCAAAAGTATATCGGTGGTGAAAACAGGGCACCCAAACTAAATAAACTCGGTGCACCTGAGTGGACAAAGACTAAGCAGAGAGCAAAAAAAGCACTTTCTGAAATCGCGGATGATTTGATAGAAATATATGCCAGACGAATGAAAGAAAAAGGTTATGCATTTTCACCGGATACTCATTGGCAAAGGGAGTTTGAAGATTCCTTCATATATGAAGAAACCTCGGCGCAGCTTAGGAGTATCTCCGAAATAAAGGAAGACATGGAACTTGAAAAACCTATGGAAAGACTTCTTTGCGGGGATGTAGGATATGGTAAGACGGAAGTTGCATTAAGAGCTGCCTTTAAAGCGATTATGGATGGCAAACAGGTCGCATTCCTAGTGCCAACCACTATACTTGCTCAGCAGCACTATCACACCGCAATTGAGAGATTTAAAGAATTTCCGGTAAATGTCGAAATGATTTCAAGATTTAGAACAGCAGGACAACAAAAAGCAATATTAAAAGATGTTTCTAACGGCAATATAGACCTTATAATCGGGACACATAGACTATTGTCAAAGGACTTACAGTTTAAATCACTTGGACTTTTGATAATAGATGAGGAACAGAGATTTGGAGTAAGACACAAGGACAAATTAAAAGAACTTAGACAAAACATAGATGTACTCATGCTAAGCGCAACACCCATACCGAGAACACTGCAGATGGGATTGGTGGGGATAAGGGATATGAGTCTACTGGATGAAGCACCGGAAGAGAGATATCCTACGACTACCTATGTCCTCGAATATGAGCCTATGATAATAAGAGAAGCCATAATAAAAGAAATTGAAAGAGGCGGGCAGATATACTTCGTCTACAATAGAGTCTACGATATAGATGAGATGGCCTTTAAAATACAAGAACTCGTCCCTGAAGCGAGTATCGTAACGGCACATGGCAGAATGAGTGAAAGAATGCTTGAAAATGTCATGATCGACTTTACAAATGGAGAGTACGATATACTTTTATCTACATCAATTATTGAAACCGGACTGGATATCCATAATGTCAACACAATGATAATATATAATGCTGATTACATGGGTCTATCGCAACTATATCAATTAAAAGGCAGGATAGGTAGAGGTGAAAGAACTTCGTATGCATACTTTACATACGAAAAAGGTAAATCACTGAGCGAAATCTCAGAAAAGAGACTAAAAGCAATAAGAGACTTTACTGAATTCGGATCCGGATTCAAAATAGCCATGAGGGATTTAGAACTTAGAGGAGCCGGCAATCTTTTGGGAGAGAGCCAACATGGACATATAGACCAGATAGGATATGATCTATATGTGAAATTCCTTGAACAAGCCATCAAGCATGCAAAAGGAGAGGAAATGGATATAAGAGATAGAGAGGTCAACATAGACCTTGGAATAGACTCATATATCCCAAGCAATTATATACCATCGAGTTCAGATAAGATAGAAATCTATAAGAGGATTGCGAATATTTCAACTCTTGAAGAACTTGAAGATATGTTTGATGAACTTATCGACAGATTTGGAGATATACCAAATCCTGTATTAAATGTAATATATATCTCATTGCTTAAATCCATGGCACAAATCATCGGATTTATACAAATCTCCGGAGGAGATGAATATTTGAAATTTGAATATGAAGATGTAAATCTATTTAATCTCGAAGAATTCGAATTCTTGACAGGAAGATTTGAAAGTAAACTTGAACTAGGATTTACTACCCCTCCATCCATCACGATAAAAACCGGTAAAGATAGATTAAAAGCGGGGTATGAGCTTATGTCGGCGATAATGGATATAAAAAAACAATAA
- a CDS encoding IS256 family transposase: protein MARRKKLSEGKKEIISYLINEYEIESAKDIHDAIKDLLGDTIESMLEAEMEHHLGYETNQRSDNENSRNGYKTKRIRSSMGESEISVPQDRDSSFEPQIVKKRQKDISEIENKVIGMYARGLSTRQISEQIYDIYGFEVSDGLVSDITDKILPEIEDWQKRPLSETYPVVFIDAIHFSVKEEGLISKKAAYIILGINEDGLKEVLGIYVGQNESSKYWLGVLNSLKNRGVKDIYIICSDGLIGIEESISAAYPKAEWQTCIVHMVRNTLKYVSYKDRKQFANDLKTIYHAPDEEVANKNRLKVAEAWDKKYPGSMDRWEREWNSITPIFKYSKEVRKIIYTTNAIESLNSSYRRLNRNRSVFPSATSLMKALYLATNIIAKKWNIPLKSWGSIVGELRIMHVLEN, encoded by the coding sequence ATGGCAAGAAGAAAAAAATTAAGTGAAGGAAAAAAAGAAATCATATCTTATCTAATCAATGAGTATGAAATTGAGTCGGCAAAGGACATACATGATGCTATTAAGGATTTACTAGGAGATACTATAGAAAGCATGTTAGAAGCCGAAATGGAGCACCATTTAGGATATGAAACAAACCAAAGAAGTGACAATGAAAACTCTAGAAATGGATACAAAACTAAAAGAATACGATCAAGTATGGGTGAATCTGAAATATCAGTACCTCAAGATAGAGACTCAAGCTTTGAACCTCAAATTGTAAAAAAGAGACAAAAAGACATATCTGAGATAGAAAATAAGGTAATAGGAATGTATGCAAGAGGTTTGAGTACTAGACAAATATCTGAACAAATCTATGATATCTATGGATTTGAAGTTAGTGATGGACTGGTTTCAGACATAACCGACAAAATTCTGCCGGAAATAGAAGACTGGCAAAAAAGACCACTGTCAGAGACTTATCCTGTAGTGTTCATTGATGCTATTCACTTTTCTGTTAAAGAAGAGGGTTTAATATCAAAGAAAGCAGCATATATAATACTCGGAATAAACGAAGATGGGCTTAAAGAAGTATTAGGAATATATGTAGGACAAAACGAAAGTAGTAAATACTGGTTAGGAGTCCTAAATAGCCTAAAAAACAGAGGAGTAAAAGATATCTACATTATCTGTTCAGATGGACTAATAGGTATAGAAGAGTCCATATCAGCGGCATATCCAAAAGCTGAGTGGCAAACCTGTATAGTTCACATGGTAAGAAACACATTAAAATACGTATCGTACAAAGATAGAAAACAATTTGCAAATGATTTAAAAACAATATATCACGCACCTGACGAAGAAGTAGCAAATAAGAATCGTTTGAAAGTAGCTGAAGCATGGGATAAAAAATATCCAGGATCAATGGATAGATGGGAAAGGGAGTGGAATTCAATAACGCCAATCTTTAAGTATTCTAAGGAAGTTAGAAAAATAATATATACTACGAATGCTATAGAGAGTTTAAATAGCTCATACAGACGGTTAAACCGTAATAGATCAGTATTCCCAAGTGCTACGTCACTGATGAAAGCACTATACTTAGCTACAAATATAATTGCAAAGAAATGGAATATTCCATTAAAAAGTTGGGGATCAATAGTAGGAGAATTAAGAATAATGCATGTTTTAGAGAACTAA
- a CDS encoding cytochrome b5 domain-containing protein → MKKFLLAISLGLVLVLSVTACSQDTKKEVKEATDAVKEDAKQAAEDAKKEVDKATDKAKEEIDKTKEKIEEKEFTLEELKEFNGKDGKRAYVAVDGVVYDVTDSKAWKDGQHNGFEAGNDLTDAIKNESPHGIAKLDNVVKVGVIKD, encoded by the coding sequence ATGAAAAAGTTTTTATTAGCAATAAGTTTAGGACTTGTATTAGTCCTATCCGTGACTGCATGTAGTCAAGATACTAAAAAAGAAGTAAAGGAAGCTACTGATGCAGTGAAAGAAGATGCTAAACAAGCTGCTGAAGATGCTAAGAAGGAAGTAGATAAAGCAACAGATAAAGCTAAAGAAGAAATTGATAAAACTAAAGAAAAAATAGAAGAAAAAGAGTTCACTCTAGAAGAACTAAAGGAATTCAATGGTAAAGACGGCAAAAGAGCATATGTTGCAGTTGATGGTGTAGTATATGATGTCACCGATTCAAAAGCTTGGAAAGATGGACAACATAATGGTTTTGAGGCAGGAAATGATTTAACCGATGCGATAAAAAACGAATCACCTCATGGAATAGCAAAACTTGATAATGTAGTTAAAGTAGGTGTGATTAAAGACTAA